In Saccharothrix violaceirubra, the following are encoded in one genomic region:
- a CDS encoding DinB family protein, protein MSRTGLAADLHRYLQESRDRLLAALDGLSEYDIRRPATPSGTNLLGLVKHLAGIEFGYLGDSVGRPAPVRLPWVEDGSIWDSADMWATAEETREDLVALYRRAWRHTDESLDLLGLDAPAEVSWWAEDKRRTTLGSLLVRTTAETAQHAGHADIVREMIDGRGGADHDDLGDADWWTGYVDRIQRAADHHR, encoded by the coding sequence ATGAGCCGAACCGGACTGGCCGCCGATCTCCACCGCTACCTCCAGGAGTCCCGTGACCGCCTGCTCGCCGCCCTGGACGGGCTGTCCGAGTACGACATCCGCCGCCCGGCGACCCCGAGCGGCACCAACCTCCTCGGTCTGGTCAAGCACCTGGCCGGGATCGAGTTCGGTTACCTCGGCGACTCGGTCGGCCGCCCGGCACCGGTCCGGCTGCCCTGGGTCGAGGACGGGTCCATCTGGGACAGTGCGGACATGTGGGCGACGGCCGAGGAGACCCGCGAGGACCTGGTCGCCCTGTACCGGCGGGCGTGGCGGCACACCGACGAGTCGCTCGACCTGCTCGGCCTGGACGCGCCGGCCGAAGTCTCGTGGTGGGCCGAGGACAAGCGCCGGACCACGTTGGGTTCCCTGCTCGTGCGCACCACGGCCGAGACCGCGCAGCACGCCGGGCACGCCGACATCGTCCGCGAGATGATCGACGGCCGCGGCGGCGCCGACCACGACGACCTCGGCGACGCCGACTGGTGGACCGGTTACGTCGACCGCATCCAGCGCGCGGCCGACCACCACCGCTAG
- the purN gene encoding phosphoribosylglycinamide formyltransferase produces the protein MARLRVAVLVSHTGSNFRALHEASLRPGAGFEIGLVVSNNSGSQALAYAREQEIPHRHLSSHTHATAEELDAALVEELTARSVDLVVTAGYMKKLGPRTLASHGNRIINIHPALLPRHGGQGMFGSAVHEAVLASGDRVTGPSIHYVTAEYDAGEVIARHEVPVLPDDTAESLAARVLAAEHRLLPEVVARIAAESA, from the coding sequence GTGGCACGACTCAGAGTGGCGGTCCTGGTCTCCCACACGGGATCCAACTTCAGGGCGTTGCACGAGGCGTCGCTGCGGCCCGGCGCCGGGTTCGAGATCGGCCTCGTGGTGAGTAACAACAGCGGCTCCCAGGCGCTGGCCTACGCCCGCGAGCAGGAGATTCCCCACCGCCACTTGTCGTCGCACACGCACGCCACCGCCGAGGAACTCGACGCGGCACTGGTCGAGGAGCTGACCGCCCGCTCCGTCGACCTGGTGGTGACGGCCGGGTACATGAAGAAACTCGGCCCGCGCACGTTGGCCTCCCACGGGAACCGGATCATCAACATCCACCCCGCGCTGCTGCCGCGCCACGGCGGGCAGGGCATGTTCGGGTCGGCCGTCCACGAGGCGGTCCTCGCGTCCGGCGACCGGGTCACGGGCCCGTCGATCCACTACGTCACGGCCGAGTACGACGCCGGCGAGGTCATCGCCCGGCACGAGGTGCCCGTGCTGCCCGACGACACGGCCGAGAGCCTGGCGGCGCGGGTGCTCGCCGCCGAGCACCGACTCCTGCCGGAGGTCGTCGCCCGCATCGCCGCCGAGTCGGCCTGA